From Thermodesulfobacteriota bacterium, a single genomic window includes:
- a CDS encoding BRCT domain-containing protein: MASDRPTMILLSKSDMSKEEISALSDAEAWRLIYSIPSIKVKDKRLQVCFTGFGTSKRQELTDLARNNNFRVVSSVTKNLDFLCGDENAGPKKIEKAEAQGVQFLDESQFICLIETGEVPSGGK; the protein is encoded by the coding sequence ATGGCCAGTGATAGACCAACGATGATTCTCCTATCCAAATCGGATATGAGCAAAGAGGAAATTTCAGCCCTGTCTGATGCAGAAGCATGGAGATTGATATATTCAATTCCTTCTATCAAGGTAAAAGACAAGCGGTTGCAAGTCTGCTTCACCGGCTTTGGTACAAGTAAGAGACAAGAGCTTACTGATCTCGCTCGCAACAATAATTTCAGGGTTGTTTCATCTGTTACTAAAAATCTGGACTTCCTTTGTGGCGATGAAAATGCTGGCCCAAAGAAAATTGAAAAAGCTGAAGCTCAAGGGGTGCAATTCTTGGATGAGAGCCAGTTCATCTGTTTAATAGAAACAGGTGAAGTACCAAGTGGCGGTAAATAG